The genome window ATATTAGTAGCCATGGGCTGACCAGAGAAATCGTGGAGCTGATGCAGCGTCTCCATGACGATGGTGATAAGGGGCAGGTAGAGCTGAGCTACGTGGGCTCTGACTTGAGCATCAGTGTAGCGAGGGTCTGCATCATGGCTGCATAGCAGGGAGTGAATGGCACTAATGGCCTTTTTATGGAGAAAGAAAAGCCTgtaggcaaaaaaaatacaagtacagtatcatatatatatatatacataccagtacattgtttgtttctgtcctcATTCAATTAAAAACATACTGCTTTTCCTTTAATTGCTAAATTTGTTGTACTATGGGGACACCAAATGACAAGTCGGCTTCTCATATATGAAATATTGAGAGCCTACCCTTCCCCATCAGGATCAAGAATGAGAGACAGCTCGCTAAGCAACAAGCCAGACAGGAAATGCTGCTGACGAAAAGGGACAGAGAGCTCAAACATGGTCGCCACACCCTGGTCTTGCACGATGCTGGAAAACACTGAACTCTGTGGACAACAGGTTGGACAGTGAAGATGAGTCAAAGGACAGGAGTAATATGAAAACGACACTATAGCAATGTAAATCAGCCGTATACAATTCTAAGCCTGCTCCAGTACCTgcgaggtggtggaggaggtggagggggagggCGAGGATGGAGGGCTGAGAGTGGAACACGGCAAGTTGAGGATGACATAGTGCTCATGACTGCAGACGATACGAGTGAAGTCCATCCTCAGGGCATTCAGAGAGCTGGGGTTCTGTGCCGTGTGAAGCTTGTTGGCAATCTGTTAAACACGTTTGTTTGAGCCATTGAAGGCAGTTTTGAAACATGCATGAGAGCATGGGGCTTTAAATAGTTAGATATGAATGGAatacagaggagagacaggagttACCTGTTTGTAGTAAGAGCGGATGAGGTTGAACACAAAACCCCTGTCCATGAGAGACAGCAGGTCATTGAGGAAGAACGCGAGACTGCTATTCAACCTCTCCACAAGCTCCACGTCCTTGAAAGGATAGTTATACGGAAAAAAGAGAGGAACGAAATGAgcaaaatcaacatttttataTCATTACAAAACAGCAAGCCAGAAATTAAAAGAAGAAACCCAGATGATGTTCTGGTGATTGTACATTTTGTACTCAAAtcagtgatttaaaaaatagcAAGCGATGATTGGGCAAATTTCGAATTGAACAACTACCTTCATCACTAATTACAGATTAgtttattcataaaaataacaaataaactTCCAGCGGCTAGCATCCTGAATTACTAGCAGTGTAGCTTTGTTGTTTGTGTACCTTGTGGTATCGACTGGCTATGTCTGCACTGATGGCACACAAAAGCGCAGCGATGTCGTCCACAAAGCGGTCCGGGAAACGCTGGCGGCGAGGAGTGTCCAGTTTTGATGTCAGGAACAAGTGGTGGGCCATGCTCTTTGTCTGGTCAGGTGGCACATAATAAAAAGTAGTCCGTTATAGAAAAGCATTTTGATGCCTAATTTTGTTTTGGAAATGGGTTTGAAAAGCATACAAACCATTAGCTGGAAGAAAAACCAGGCCTGCTGCAGCGCCGCTTCCCTCACAACGCTGGTGCTAACCACCCACTGCAACGCCAGCTCCTCGTGGAGCAGCTGCACGGAAAACGGAGCAAAGCTAAGCTTAGAAGAGGAAACAGCTCAGATTGCACAAATGCTGGGAAGATGTTTAACTGCGGTTTCGTGAGGTGCTTCTGCACCAATGTAGTGATATACTCTGAACAATGATATGTTAAAATGATAATACTTTGCTCCATGCTTGCTTGTGAATGTGGACACATTTTGAAGAGGCCCTTTTTCAAAAACGGTGTTAATTTATGTGGAATGATTCAAACAGGTTTACTCTGAGCCCCCTCAACGGTCACACTCTTTCCTATCCCTCCTACCTAACTTGTTTGTTGCAACCATCAGGGAGCAACACTTGTttcttattttacatatttctgAATTTGACGTTGTAAAATAACAAATTTGTTACATGTGTTTGTTCAAACGAGTGCAAGTgcttatatataatataattgtgTAAGACAATATAAAagcaaatttaaataaatttaTTGTGGAGCAGTCAACACAAAAGATTCATGAATTCATTGACGAACCCAATTAATAGAGTACCGAGTCTGTTAGCTGTTAAAATGGCATGACTTGTGAAGAATGTTCATGACATTCGAAGTTTAAAAGGGGTTAGTTTACCATGAAGAATGTCACTTTTACATGTTACAGTAAGTGTCAGTTTTACCTTCTTTGCAATCTGCCTTGTGGGAACTGAAAACAAGGCCACGCTGTCCAGGTAGGCAGACATGCGATTGCAGGTGCGGTCGTTTGCCTGACATGGAGTGACGGTGAGGTGAACACACAGAGATGAGAGcaaatgaatgagaaaatggGTGAATGGAAGTGGACGGATGATGCCCAGAGAAGTCTCTATGATGAGCACATGGCAGGAACAGAGCTGAGGAGCGCCAGGCAGAGATTACGTCTCTTGAAAGAGACGGTCAGTTACTTGTCAATGAGAGGATGAATGGCAAAAGACAGAAAAGGTGTTTTTTTGTGGCTAAAAAGGTATGACAGGTCGAAAGTGTGAGATTGAGGTGATTAGAGACGGTTCAGGATGGAAGTGGTGAGAGTGTGCAGCTGATTAGGAGGAGGGATTTGGCACCTGCTTGAGCTCACAGCTGGAGTTTGGGTTCCGGCGGAACACAGATCTGGAACCCCCGGGGGCATAAGCAGAGTTTACCCAGGAATGGGAGCGATCAATGCCCTACCATAAGCCAccagagacaaaacacacaaacaaagaatgGCAAGAGGCAAGGGCACAGTGAGTAGGGAGGCTACCTGTAATTAAATCACAAGATTATCTGAAAGTCAAATGTGGGTTGAACCAAAAATCAGCTATTGGAGTTGTAGAACAAAGAAAGGCAGAGAAGGGAGACCAAAGGAGGGAGGTCGAGGTGACataggaaagaaaaaaggctaaaaaaaaaaaaaacacacacacagcaaaatgCTTAACTGTTGGTAGAGCTCTCAGTCAACCTTGGTTTACAGTTGGCTGAGAAAGCTATCAAAAGCCTGATACTAGAGAAACAGAAAGTATAGGAGCATGACACAAGAgggctgaaaaacaaacaaaacttaaCAACTTATTTTATTCTGGTCTTTCTTTTCTACTCACTGCAAATTAAAATGGAGCAGAAGATGTTTGGGAATCATTGCGGGAATGTTCCCCGAGTAATTAACAAAGTTCGCTCTATCGCTGTCTCTATTACAGAGCGGAATCTATAATCACTTTCAAATTCCCCGAACTACAAGAATATTAGTTGTACAGCTCTCTCAAGAGAAGACTCCACTCACCTTGCTCCCCATgatcctctgcacctcctcatcAGGAGAAACCGGTGTGGTTGCCAGGTCTGGGTTGGAGTTGCTTATGCTCTTGGATCGGGATAAGAGCAGGCTGCTTGGGCGGGCTGTTGCTCTCGATAAGGTGGCATATTGTAAAGGCATCTCGTAGGAGTGTGCACCAGCTTCAAATGGAGAGGTCACATTAGTGATGTTAACTCATCAACAGTCACTCGCTCAATCGAAGGACGGCCAACAGCCCAATGGAAGGCTCGGCCTCTCAGGTAGAGGCTGGTGGactctcacctgtctgcggCACCACGGGCTCGGCAGTTGGCAGACGGAAGCAGTAGTGGATGTAGGACGCCAAAAGAGTGTTGCGGCCATGTTGATCATGGTTTCCTTCCAAATTCTTGTGGATTTGGTTGATCAATAAAGACATAGCTTCAAAGGCAGTCCGACCAAGGTTCACTGAGGGCAGGAAGACACGAGGCATAATGAGTTCAGCTGGATTAGTTGCCCTAATGATCAACAACTGTAAATGCTAATCAACATCTATTGATATAGTTTTGATCCTTCAGAATTCACTTACCGATTTGTCCAGCAATCACCGGTGGATAAACAATGAGCTGAATGAGCTTGTTGAGCAGCTGGTGCAGAAACCGGACACAGGTATCCAGCAGAGCCCCCCTCAACGCAGCGACGCTGGCCTTCAGCTCGCCCTCCATGTTTGCCTCGGTGATGATGACGTCCTTCAGGCGGAAGGGGAAGGAATACTCCTCCAGAACATACACTAGAGTGAAGAACCTGTCCAAGTGGGGATCCTGGAGTTTCAGAATAAATATGAAGTATTATTTGAGCACCAATATCTCTTGCAGGTAATATGCCTACCTTTACTTCAGCGCTTGATTGTTGTGTGGAAGCATAATTGAAATCAACACCCATTAACTTGAGATTaccttgtaaccatggaaactaAAAAATCCCTAATTGCAAAAGGCACTATTTTGGTGCTTAGTTGTGTGAAAAAAACCCTGCTTTTTAGTTATGCCACAGGGCTTTTGAAAGTAGGAGGAGTAGATTTGTGTACCTGCGTGTGAACCGAGGAGACCGCTGTCACTTCAACATTGAACACCGCTTTGTGATTATCCACCCACTTCATGCCTGGGAGCTGAACCTGCGACGGAGTGAAATCAGTCATTTGACACTCAACCACATCGTAAAGGAGCAGGTAATTTGCTGAGCAAACGGACACACTAAAAACACACTCACGTCAGGAGTGAGCACGGAGTAGCTCGGCGGAAGTTTTTCCACGGAGACGGGCAAGCTGAAAGAACCGGTGCGTAGTCTGCCGTGCTGCATCAGGGGGATCCACTGaaggcagaaagaaagacacacaaccCTCGCACCCATGGCGAGACAACAGAAGAAACTATCAAACAAGTGAGTGTGTGGGAGTATTGACTCACGGTGTAGCCCACGGGGCTCTCCAGAGGAGTGTTCTGCTTGGGCTGGCAGCTGATGTGGTAGAaggtgaacagcaggtggtggTTGTCTGTCAGATTAGCTGgaatcttcatcttcatctcctcataGAACTCAGGAGACCTTAAGGGCGAGGgttaaacacaacatttaaggAAAGGTAATGCTCAAAGGATAACAGTTGGAGCGACTCCATGAGATGGTCAATAGCGAGGATTCGTAGGAAACGGAGCCTTACTTGTTGTGGTAGATAACGGGACTGTAGGCCTCATTCACGAACTCAGCGCAACTCGACTTCCCAAAGATGACCTGGTCAAGCAGagcaaaaaaatattgttgttCCATCACTTTCAGAATTTCACCTTGGATGGAAAAACGTTTAATCACTTTGCAAATGAAACGCATACTTTCACCGTTTGTGAAagacaatacaaatattttaaaagcaaaacactTTACGCTGAGCCTACTTTAAATGAATTTCAACATCGTGAATGACGATAACACGGGCGAAGACTTGGAAAGTAGCTGTAAAAAGCTTGCAGTACTCAAACAGTGTATTTAATGGCATTACAGCAGATGTGTTTTTGCCTTTTGAATACATCAAGCATGAGAACAGCAAATGAGAAAAGGTAAAGTGGTTTGAGAGGTTTCTCCAGATGTTTTGAAAACCTTTATGCCCCAACTATCTGAAGAAAACTGTATTAAGCAACTATACTTTTCTTTCTactctgtttaaaataaagcattcacTCTTCCAAGAATAGATTGTGGTTGCAGTATTTCACTGCCTTGGGCTGTTTTCTGTGGCTGTAATTTAATTTTCTGAAGAGCATTGCGATCGTGTCGCTCATTATCATCATTACCTGTTGCTGTGACTCACCGGCAAAGCCTGGCTGGCGTCCTCTCCTGCCATGAACTGAACCTTCACAGCAATGTTCCTCACCGAGCCCTGACGACTGCTGAAGTTCAGGCTTTGTGGGTAAACATAGAGCAAGTTTCTAAAGGCAAAATGGCAAAGGAAGAGAATtagaaaaagagaaacatgACAGAGGAGAGAATTTATTCCAAAACACAGTTTCAGCTTGTTTTGTTGTCAACAACATCACACTTCTAACCTACCAACAAAAGTCGATACTCAGAAAAGTAAAGCTCTGAACGAGTTTAACCCCCTTTTGGCTTCGCCTAGAAAAAGTCACCTTAACTCAAAGGCAAATACTAGAGGTAAAGGTTGTCCATATTTTGGGACAGCTGATTTTAGCCACTTAGCCACAGGAAAATATCTTTGACAAACATTTACAATGTTGACTGCCGCGCTCGCATCCATTTTCTGAAACAAACAAGAGGGCTACCGATGTTGCATGTCAAACATGTTCGTGACCTAAATTACAAATTTAGAATCTCAAGGCAAGGTCAATGAGACGAAGGCCGCAGACAGGAGCCGTCATCGAACCACAGCCAAGCTAATATTTTACCACGGTATTGCATGTAAACTTCGAATATAAAGCGCCCTGCCCCCTTTCCAAATTCATTATCTATCAGATAGTTGGGAAATGCTGTCTTCGCAGGTTTTATCGATGATTCTGCGCATTCAACAGGACTGCTTTTTTGTAAAAAATGATCCGGGGgctctgtctgctttttttgGCCGGAGGATTGAGAGCGGTCCACGCAGGTCCGGTCTGGAAGCCGCTCAAGATAGAAGACAAGTTTTCAACACAGGAAGAAATAAACCTGCTCATATTTGGGGTCTTACAGTTCAGCGAATCCCTGAACCATATTTATGAAACCACAGAGGCTAAGTTAGCTAAAATCAGACAGGCTGTGAAGAATCACGAGGCAACTCTGCAAAATCTGGAGCGGGAGACGGAGCAGGCTGCAGAAGTGGAGAAACAGATGAAAGAAGTTatacagctgctgcaggtaagGAAACTCAAAATGCGAACCAACAAGCCTCATATGCTGCCGAATGGTGGTACAATTACACGAGAGATAACCGACATTACAATCAAAGGACAGATCTAGCAGACACAACATCAACAGCACGCACAGTTTGTTAAGAATCTAAAGTCCCCATCAGATTTACGGTCAGTGATTCTCGGTTCTCGAGAGAAAATAACGGAAAACAGACGAAATAAAGCAGGTCTTTGGCGATTCGCAAAAATGTGCAACACCATAACAATTCAAAATCTCTACATTTATGTAACCGTTCCTGGggaattcatttatttttgtgtgacaCATAATCACcatctgatttttcttttattgattttgctgAGCGCATTAAACTACAGGTCATAAAAATGCCACAGGAAGCGTATAATATGGACCAATGCTCTTCACAGGAACACTTGACTGAGCAATGGgctcaaacaaagacaatgAAAGACCAGATGGCTATTCTGgaacaggaggatgaggagctgaagatgaaaatggagaGGTTGGAAATGTATCTCAACAACTCCGTACCCACTAGCGTaaaagagctgcaggtgagaggaaGATAAAAACTTCTCTAGAGTTACAACTGCAAGACAGAAGAAACAGCGAAGGCATCGTGCAGCTTTACGTTTGTCTTTATTCCTGCTTTTAGGAGCGAGCCCAGGAGCACTCGGATGTCCTGAAGGGTTTGCAGCATTTGGTCCAGTTCcataaagaaaatattgaaaCTCAGAGCAATCAACTCACCAAACTGCAGAATATGGTAAATCACTTGTTCAAAACATGTTTGAAACTTGTGATGTTTTTAGACAATAAAATTAACACCCTTATTTCCTGCTTGGCAGAGTGAAGGTGTGGCATAGGCATCTTTACGGTTCACCGCTGAAGTCTCCTTTCAACAGAGGTCTGAATGAGATAAAGATCCATACTCTGTAGCTCCATCGCACTCCCTTCTGAGCCTGCTCTGTATGCCGCAGATCATTGGTTCCAAAACCATTCCACGTCAGGACCCAAACCTGCCCATGGACTACAATTCTAATCACATATtagtaataatattttttcagTTTCTCAAGGAACAGTTTTGTGTCTCTACTTTGTTCAACTGTAATGTACTGTGTATACATGTACATATGATTtaaattcttgtttttttg of Brachionichthys hirsutus isolate HB-005 unplaced genomic scaffold, CSIRO-AGI_Bhir_v1 contig_851, whole genome shotgun sequence contains these proteins:
- the LOC137912952 gene encoding angiopoietin-like protein 8, which translates into the protein MIRGLCLLFLAGGLRAVHAGPVWKPLKIEDKFSTQEEINLLIFGVLQFSESLNHIYETTEAKLAKIRQAVKNHEATLQNLERETEQAAEVEKQMKEVIQLLQEHLTEQWAQTKTMKDQMAILEQEDEELKMKMERLEMYLNNSVPTSVKELQERAQEHSDVLKGLQHLVQFHKENIETQSNQLTKLQNMSEGVA